In one window of Microbacterium natoriense DNA:
- the gdhA gene encoding NADP-specific glutamate dehydrogenase, whose amino-acid sequence MTLSTTADFHPLAESVQPVFDTVLSRSPHEPEFHQAVHEVLHSIAPVLERHPEYIDGGIVERLVEPERQIMFRVPWVDDAGRLQVNRGYRIQFSSVLGPYKGGLRFHPSVNLSIIKFLGFEQIFKNALTGQGIGGGKGGSDFDPHGRSDAEVMRFCQSFMNELYRHLGEHTDVPAGDIGVGGREIGYLFGQYRKITNRHESGMFTGKGTAWGGAEVRTEATGYGAVFFAQEMLAVHGESLEGKRVGISGSGNVAIYAIQKATQLGATAVTTSDSSGYVVDDAGIDLDLLRQLKEVERARIVEYAKRRPSARFVEGGSVWEVPVDIAVPSATQNEVSLADAEALIANGVRAVSEGANMPCVPDAVDAFQKAGVLFAPGKAANAGGVATSALEMSQNASRQRWSFGDSENKLREIMADIHQAAFDAAERYDVAGDYVAGANIAGFERVAGAMRAQGVI is encoded by the coding sequence GTGACCCTTTCCACAACCGCAGACTTCCACCCGCTCGCCGAGTCCGTGCAACCCGTGTTCGACACGGTGCTCTCGCGCAGCCCGCACGAGCCGGAGTTCCACCAGGCCGTCCACGAGGTGCTGCACTCGATCGCCCCCGTGCTCGAGCGGCATCCCGAGTACATCGACGGCGGCATCGTCGAGCGGCTCGTCGAGCCGGAGCGTCAGATCATGTTCCGCGTTCCCTGGGTCGACGACGCCGGACGTCTGCAGGTCAACCGCGGCTACCGCATCCAGTTTTCCTCGGTGCTCGGCCCCTACAAGGGCGGTCTGCGCTTCCACCCCTCGGTGAACCTGTCGATCATCAAGTTCCTGGGCTTCGAGCAGATCTTCAAGAACGCGCTCACCGGTCAGGGCATCGGCGGCGGCAAGGGCGGCTCGGACTTCGACCCGCACGGCAGGTCGGATGCCGAGGTCATGCGCTTCTGCCAGTCGTTCATGAACGAGCTGTACCGTCATCTCGGCGAGCACACCGACGTCCCCGCCGGCGACATCGGCGTCGGCGGTCGTGAGATCGGCTACCTCTTCGGGCAGTACCGCAAGATCACCAACCGCCACGAGTCGGGGATGTTCACGGGCAAGGGCACGGCCTGGGGCGGCGCCGAAGTGCGCACTGAGGCCACCGGCTACGGCGCCGTGTTCTTCGCGCAGGAGATGCTCGCGGTGCACGGCGAGTCGCTCGAAGGCAAGCGCGTCGGCATCTCCGGTTCCGGCAACGTCGCCATCTACGCGATCCAGAAGGCGACCCAACTCGGAGCGACCGCGGTCACGACATCCGACTCTTCCGGCTACGTCGTCGACGACGCCGGCATCGACCTCGACCTGCTGCGCCAGCTCAAGGAGGTCGAGCGCGCTCGCATCGTGGAGTACGCGAAGCGCCGTCCGAGTGCGCGCTTCGTCGAGGGCGGCAGCGTCTGGGAGGTCCCCGTGGACATCGCGGTGCCCTCGGCCACGCAGAACGAGGTCAGCCTCGCGGATGCGGAGGCGCTCATCGCGAACGGCGTGCGAGCGGTGTCGGAGGGCGCGAACATGCCCTGCGTGCCCGATGCGGTCGACGCGTTCCAGAAGGCCGGTGTGCTGTTCGCACCGGGCAAGGCCGCGAATGCGGGCGGTGTCGCCACATCTGCGCTCGAGATGAGCCAGAACGCCTCGCGTCAGCGCTGGAGCTTTGGCGACAGCGAGAACAAGCTGCGCGAGATCATGGCGGACATCCATCAGGCCGCCTTCGACGCGGCCGAGCGGTACGACGTCGCCGGCGACTACGTTGCGGGCGCCAACATCGCCGGCTTCGAGCGCGTCGCAGGCGCGATGCGCGCACAGGGCGTCATCTGA
- a CDS encoding phosphoenolpyruvate carboxylase, which produces MTPAQSFPEPTNTEAIRVIGRFEAGRGIPDAMRSDVRMLGALLGQVLREAGGDDLFEDVERLRLATIQAYDEETPDAFDRAAAIAESFTVERADEVARAFTCYFHLVNLAEEHQRVRVLRERAGQPGPSTGSGTQVQAADTVATAYARLKTEVGDDEARRRLEGLRFHPVFTAHPTEARRRAVSSSIRRLSELLTQHDAASEGGAEQHRAHRRMLEEIDTLWRTAPLRAQKPTPTDEVRTVMSVFDETLFTTVPHVYRRIDDALRGDASGSSAPIVPAFVRVGSWVGGDRDGNPFVTASVTREASQIAADHVLRGLERAVERIGRTLTLDAQGTPPSAEVTAIWERFAASHTETANDLATRSPDEPHRRVLLVLAHRIAATRRGEDDRYAAPEELLADLRSLQSSLADAGARRHAFGGVQHLIWQVETYGFHLTELEVRQHSQVHATALAEIEGGGALSAQTEEVLEVFRAIAEIQRDRGLRAAGRYVVSFTQAASDLAAVHRLAKHALGDDAPVLDVVPLFETFADLQAAPEILAEAVTFPEFQERMAATGGRLEVMLGYSDSSKDVGPVAANLALYEAQEKIAQWAKDEGLELTLFHGRGGALGRGGGPANSAILAQPPHSVDGRFKLTEQGEVIFARYGEPAIAMRHIDQVAAATLLASSPTVEERTSEAATRFADIASVLDTASRERFFSLVKAEGFAPWFATVTPLEEIGLLALGSRPARRGLSVESLEDLRAIPWVFAWTQARINLAGWFGLGTALAAVGDEQRLAEAYRDWPLLRTLIDNVAMSLAKTDERIARQYLELGDRDDLASLVLDELRLTREWVIRLTGGERLLENKPILQRAVQLRTPYVDALSLLQLRALRALRTAPATTGSGADDEQRRLLLLSVSGVAAGLQNTG; this is translated from the coding sequence GTGACCCCCGCACAGTCTTTTCCCGAGCCCACGAACACCGAGGCGATCCGCGTCATCGGACGCTTCGAAGCAGGCCGCGGCATTCCCGATGCCATGCGCTCCGACGTCAGGATGCTCGGAGCACTGCTCGGCCAGGTGCTCCGCGAGGCCGGCGGCGACGATCTCTTCGAAGATGTCGAGCGTCTGCGCCTCGCCACGATCCAGGCGTACGACGAGGAGACCCCCGATGCGTTCGACCGCGCGGCGGCCATCGCCGAGTCGTTCACCGTCGAACGGGCGGACGAGGTCGCACGTGCGTTCACGTGCTACTTCCACCTCGTCAATCTCGCCGAGGAGCATCAGCGTGTGCGCGTGCTCCGCGAGCGTGCCGGCCAGCCCGGCCCTTCGACAGGCTCAGGGACCCAGGTCCAGGCCGCCGACACGGTAGCCACCGCGTACGCCCGATTGAAGACGGAGGTGGGCGACGACGAGGCGCGCCGCAGGCTCGAGGGCCTGCGCTTCCACCCTGTCTTCACGGCGCACCCCACCGAGGCGCGGCGTCGCGCGGTGTCCAGCAGCATCCGCCGCCTCTCCGAACTGCTCACGCAGCACGATGCGGCCAGCGAGGGCGGCGCCGAGCAGCACCGCGCACACCGCCGGATGCTCGAGGAGATCGACACGCTGTGGCGCACGGCGCCGCTGCGCGCCCAGAAGCCCACGCCCACCGACGAGGTGCGCACCGTCATGAGCGTCTTCGACGAGACGCTGTTCACGACCGTGCCGCACGTGTACCGCCGCATCGACGACGCGCTGCGCGGAGACGCTTCAGGCTCCAGCGCGCCCATCGTCCCCGCATTCGTGCGCGTCGGATCATGGGTCGGCGGCGACCGCGACGGAAACCCGTTCGTCACGGCATCCGTCACCCGCGAAGCCTCGCAGATCGCCGCTGACCATGTGCTCCGCGGCCTCGAGCGCGCGGTCGAGCGGATCGGCCGCACCCTCACCCTCGACGCGCAGGGCACGCCCCCGAGCGCCGAGGTGACCGCGATCTGGGAGCGCTTCGCCGCCTCTCACACCGAGACCGCGAATGACCTCGCCACCCGCTCCCCCGACGAGCCGCACCGCCGCGTACTGCTGGTGCTGGCGCATCGCATCGCCGCCACGCGGCGTGGCGAGGACGACCGCTACGCCGCTCCCGAGGAGCTTCTGGCGGATCTGCGTTCGCTGCAGTCTTCGCTCGCGGATGCCGGCGCCCGCCGCCACGCTTTCGGCGGCGTGCAGCACCTGATCTGGCAGGTCGAGACCTACGGATTCCACCTGACGGAGCTCGAAGTCCGTCAGCACTCGCAGGTGCACGCCACCGCGCTCGCTGAGATCGAGGGCGGTGGAGCGCTGAGCGCGCAGACCGAGGAGGTGCTGGAGGTCTTCCGCGCCATCGCCGAGATCCAGCGCGACCGCGGCCTCCGCGCAGCCGGCCGCTACGTCGTGTCGTTCACGCAGGCGGCATCCGACCTCGCGGCCGTGCATCGTCTCGCGAAGCACGCGCTGGGCGATGACGCCCCTGTCCTCGACGTCGTGCCGCTGTTCGAGACCTTCGCCGACCTCCAGGCGGCTCCCGAGATCCTCGCCGAAGCCGTGACCTTCCCCGAGTTCCAGGAGCGCATGGCCGCCACCGGCGGCCGCCTCGAGGTCATGCTCGGCTACTCCGATTCGTCGAAGGACGTCGGTCCCGTCGCCGCCAACCTCGCGCTCTACGAGGCGCAGGAGAAGATCGCGCAGTGGGCGAAAGACGAAGGTCTCGAACTGACCCTGTTCCACGGCCGCGGCGGCGCGCTCGGGCGTGGAGGCGGCCCGGCGAACTCGGCGATCCTCGCCCAGCCGCCGCATTCGGTCGACGGCCGCTTCAAGCTCACCGAGCAGGGCGAGGTCATCTTCGCCCGCTACGGCGAGCCCGCCATCGCGATGCGGCACATCGACCAGGTGGCCGCCGCCACGCTGCTGGCCTCCTCGCCCACGGTCGAGGAGCGCACGAGCGAGGCTGCCACCCGCTTCGCGGACATCGCCTCGGTGCTCGACACCGCCTCTCGCGAGCGGTTCTTCTCGTTGGTCAAGGCCGAGGGCTTCGCTCCGTGGTTCGCGACCGTGACGCCTCTCGAGGAGATCGGCCTGCTCGCGCTCGGCTCACGGCCGGCGCGCCGAGGCCTGTCGGTGGAGTCGCTGGAGGACCTGCGCGCGATCCCTTGGGTGTTCGCGTGGACGCAGGCGCGCATCAACCTGGCCGGCTGGTTCGGCCTGGGTACGGCTCTGGCCGCGGTCGGCGACGAGCAGCGTCTCGCCGAGGCCTACCGCGACTGGCCGCTGCTTCGCACGTTGATCGACAACGTGGCGATGAGCCTCGCGAAGACCGACGAGCGCATCGCCCGCCAGTACCTCGAGCTCGGCGACCGCGACGACCTCGCGTCGCTCGTGCTCGACGAGCTGCGGCTGACCCGCGAGTGGGTGATCCGCCTCACCGGCGGCGAGCGCCTTCTCGAGAACAAGCCGATCCTGCAGCGCGCCGTGCAGCTGCGCACGCCCTACGTCGACGCGCTGTCCCTGCTGCAGCTGCGCGCGCTCCGGGCATTGCGCACCGCTCCCGCGACAACCGGCTCCGGTGCCGACGACGAGCAGAGGCGCCTGCTGCTGCTCTCGGTCAGCGGGGTCGCGGCCGGTCTGCAGAACACCGGGTGA
- the nhaA gene encoding Na+/H+ antiporter NhaA — MDTMRISAKHLRGQQFPAVLLLLAAGLGLLLANLATHDAIAAILDFHIAVPGTALDLSVAHWVSDGLLAVFFLVVAIELRHELTHGELDSASKAIQPAIAAAGGVIVPIAVYLLFAGADSGTASGWPIPTATDIAFALGVLAMFGRGLPSTVRVFLLALAILDDIIGIVFIAVLFAHDVQWLLLGIAVVAVAVFWVLSRMLHRHGHPAVAVLMVVVGLLAWGLVAASGIHATIAGVLLGLVMAPVPAARVRHALEPTVNGLILPLFAFVAAFVVIPAVAPSELSPAFWGIVVALPVGKVIGISLFGWVAMRIRPRGAPPALPFADIVAAGTLGGIGFTVSLLLANLAFAGDAGVRDQAILGVLIGSLIALVLAGFFVSLRAGWYRRAAAATS, encoded by the coding sequence ATGGACACGATGCGAATCTCGGCGAAACACCTCCGTGGCCAGCAGTTCCCCGCCGTCCTCCTGCTGCTGGCAGCGGGGCTCGGGCTTCTGCTCGCGAACCTGGCGACGCATGACGCGATTGCTGCGATCCTCGACTTCCACATCGCCGTACCCGGCACCGCGCTCGATCTGTCGGTCGCGCACTGGGTGTCGGACGGACTGCTGGCGGTGTTCTTCCTCGTCGTCGCCATCGAGCTGCGGCACGAACTCACGCACGGCGAGCTCGACTCGGCGAGCAAGGCCATCCAGCCGGCGATCGCGGCCGCCGGAGGCGTGATCGTGCCGATCGCCGTCTACCTGCTGTTCGCGGGGGCCGACAGCGGCACGGCGTCGGGCTGGCCGATCCCCACTGCGACCGACATCGCCTTCGCTCTCGGCGTGCTCGCGATGTTCGGACGTGGGCTGCCGTCCACGGTTCGAGTGTTCCTGCTCGCGCTGGCGATCCTCGACGACATCATCGGCATCGTCTTCATCGCCGTGCTGTTCGCGCACGACGTGCAGTGGCTCCTGCTCGGCATCGCCGTCGTCGCTGTCGCCGTGTTCTGGGTGCTCAGCCGGATGCTGCACCGCCACGGACACCCGGCCGTGGCCGTGCTCATGGTCGTCGTCGGGTTGCTCGCCTGGGGACTCGTCGCGGCCTCCGGCATCCACGCGACCATCGCCGGGGTGCTGCTGGGGCTGGTGATGGCTCCCGTGCCCGCGGCGCGCGTGCGGCACGCTCTCGAGCCCACGGTGAACGGCCTGATCCTGCCGTTGTTCGCCTTCGTCGCCGCGTTCGTCGTGATCCCGGCGGTCGCGCCGAGCGAACTGTCGCCGGCGTTCTGGGGCATCGTCGTCGCGCTTCCCGTCGGCAAGGTGATCGGCATCTCGCTGTTCGGCTGGGTCGCGATGCGCATCCGTCCGCGCGGTGCCCCGCCCGCCCTGCCGTTCGCCGACATCGTCGCTGCAGGCACTCTCGGAGGCATCGGCTTCACGGTGTCGCTGCTGCTCGCGAACCTCGCGTTCGCCGGAGATGCCGGGGTACGCGATCAGGCGATCCTCGGGGTGCTGATCGGCTCGCTCATCGCTCTCGTGCTCGCCGGCTTCTTCGTCTCGCTGCGAGCCGGGTGGTACCGGCGTGCAGCGGCTGCGACATCATGA
- a CDS encoding MazG family protein: MSTSEGDVVTEAPEDPLRQVAETMRAVRETCVWSQQITHRDLVPYLIEESHEVIDAVENGSRADLQEELGDLLWQVLFHSAIAAQDPDHPFDIDDVARGLNEKMVRRHPHVFADAVARTPDEVLVHWNAAKAAEKRTRRSALDGIPRGMPALALAQKMLGRAAGVDVSVAPTTEAPTSESELGDALLALVASARENGWDAERALRERLREMEDQVRAAES; this comes from the coding sequence ATGAGCACGTCGGAGGGAGACGTCGTGACCGAAGCGCCGGAGGATCCGCTGCGTCAGGTCGCGGAGACGATGCGAGCGGTGCGTGAGACGTGCGTGTGGTCCCAGCAGATCACGCATCGCGACCTCGTCCCGTATCTGATCGAGGAATCGCACGAGGTGATCGACGCGGTCGAGAACGGCTCGCGCGCCGACCTGCAGGAGGAGCTCGGGGACCTGCTCTGGCAGGTGCTCTTCCACTCCGCGATCGCCGCGCAGGATCCCGATCATCCCTTCGACATCGACGATGTCGCGCGGGGGCTGAACGAGAAGATGGTGCGACGGCATCCCCATGTCTTCGCCGACGCGGTCGCTCGCACCCCCGATGAGGTGCTCGTGCACTGGAACGCCGCCAAGGCCGCCGAGAAGCGCACGCGCCGCAGCGCTCTCGATGGCATCCCGCGCGGGATGCCCGCCCTCGCCCTCGCCCAGAAGATGCTCGGTCGCGCTGCAGGGGTGGACGTGTCTGTCGCTCCGACCACAGAGGCGCCGACCTCGGAATCCGAGCTCGGAGATGCGCTCCTGGCCCTCGTGGCGAGTGCGAGGGAGAACGGCTGGGACGCGGAGCGGGCTCTGCGCGAGCGGCTTCGTGAGATGGAAGATCAGGTGCGCGCGGCGGAGAGTTGA
- the hisS gene encoding histidine--tRNA ligase, translating to MRDILPADKTRRERVLSVIRERYRSHGFDEIETPALEEYSRLHAGIGGDNEKLAYNVLRRGLDAEAIREAAADPAALADLGLRYDLTVPLARFYASNRGQLPGVFRSIQIGPVWRAERPQKGRYRQFVQCDIDVIGDDSSRAEAELMVASLDALDALGLEGSTVRINDRRALDWMLESFGFTLDERPGVLITIDKLDKIGPDGVAAELRERALRQAQGPSSNAAVDAFEAFLRRPQTMEFNPFGERQIRKALPENAPDEVVAHLVGIGEAVAAGTGRADIPLVFDPFLVRGMGYYTGTIMELAHPSVDYSLGGGGRYDGMIGRFLGQQVPAVGFSLGFERLVDLVTSDTDAAPRAVVLIHDADVPVAELVAHKARLIADGARVRLERRTKNLKALLERSAADGYTAFATVGAGSTELELKPLS from the coding sequence ATGCGTGACATCCTCCCCGCCGACAAGACGCGCCGTGAGCGCGTCCTCTCCGTGATCCGCGAGCGCTACCGCTCGCACGGATTCGACGAGATCGAGACGCCGGCTCTCGAGGAGTACTCGCGCCTGCACGCCGGGATCGGGGGCGACAACGAGAAGCTCGCCTACAACGTGCTGCGCCGCGGACTCGACGCCGAGGCGATCCGCGAAGCCGCCGCAGACCCCGCAGCGCTCGCCGACCTCGGACTCCGCTACGACCTGACCGTGCCGCTCGCCCGTTTCTACGCGAGCAACCGCGGTCAGCTGCCGGGCGTCTTCCGCTCCATCCAGATCGGCCCGGTGTGGCGCGCAGAGCGCCCGCAGAAGGGCCGCTACCGCCAGTTCGTGCAGTGCGATATCGACGTCATCGGCGACGATTCGTCGCGCGCCGAGGCCGAACTCATGGTCGCCTCACTCGACGCGCTGGACGCGCTCGGTCTGGAGGGATCGACCGTCCGCATCAACGATCGCAGGGCTCTGGATTGGATGTTGGAGAGCTTCGGCTTCACGTTGGACGAGCGGCCGGGCGTGCTCATCACGATCGACAAACTCGACAAGATCGGTCCGGACGGGGTCGCCGCTGAGCTCCGCGAACGCGCCCTTCGGCAGGCTCAGGGACCCAGTTCGAACGCTGCCGTCGACGCGTTCGAGGCGTTCCTCCGTCGCCCGCAGACCATGGAGTTCAACCCGTTCGGCGAGCGGCAGATCCGCAAGGCGCTGCCCGAGAACGCGCCCGACGAGGTCGTGGCGCACCTGGTCGGCATCGGCGAGGCCGTCGCTGCGGGCACCGGCCGTGCAGACATCCCGCTCGTCTTCGACCCGTTCCTCGTTCGAGGCATGGGGTACTACACCGGGACGATCATGGAGCTCGCGCACCCCTCGGTCGACTACTCGCTCGGCGGTGGCGGGCGATACGACGGCATGATCGGACGGTTCCTGGGACAGCAGGTCCCCGCCGTCGGGTTCTCGCTCGGCTTCGAGCGACTGGTCGATCTCGTGACGTCGGACACGGATGCTGCGCCCCGGGCTGTCGTGCTGATCCACGACGCCGATGTGCCGGTCGCCGAACTCGTCGCGCACAAGGCCCGCCTGATCGCCGACGGAGCGCGGGTACGCCTCGAGCGCCGTACCAAGAACCTGAAGGCGCTGCTCGAGCGTTCCGCCGCCGACGGATACACGGCCTTCGCGACCGTCGGTGCCGGATCGACTGAGCTGGAGCTCAAGCCCTTGAGCTGA
- a CDS encoding SGNH/GDSL hydrolase family protein has product MRRLRPLLAVGLLLAASVVGIRLLLSRQAAIARRRIGKPLGEESVDADRLWRRKLDGEPIELLLLGDSLAAGLGAQTRKQTLGGRLSKALAVRLQRPVRLTTGAVVGAESPDLGSQIDALPAGYRPHVAVIVVGGNDVTHRIPVAASAQHLEKAIGRLLAVGAEVVVGTCPDLGALRAVPQPLRRLAASMSRRLAEVQAETAVRAGAEPVDLRRAVGPMFFDAPEEMFSLDLFHPSALGYRRTAEALLPAVCRAAGKVTPVR; this is encoded by the coding sequence GTGCGACGCCTCCGCCCTCTCCTCGCCGTCGGTCTCCTCCTCGCGGCATCCGTCGTCGGCATCCGCCTTCTCCTCTCCCGTCAGGCGGCGATCGCCCGTCGCCGCATCGGCAAACCGCTCGGAGAGGAGTCCGTCGACGCAGACCGCCTGTGGAGGCGCAAGCTCGACGGGGAGCCGATCGAGCTGCTGCTGCTCGGCGACTCCCTCGCGGCCGGTCTGGGCGCCCAGACGCGCAAGCAGACGCTCGGCGGGCGGCTGTCCAAGGCTCTCGCCGTACGGCTCCAGCGTCCTGTGCGGCTCACCACAGGCGCGGTCGTCGGCGCGGAGTCGCCCGATCTCGGCTCGCAGATCGATGCGCTCCCCGCCGGCTACCGGCCGCACGTCGCCGTGATCGTGGTCGGCGGCAACGACGTGACGCACCGGATCCCGGTCGCGGCGTCGGCACAGCACCTGGAGAAGGCGATCGGACGGCTGCTCGCGGTGGGCGCCGAGGTCGTCGTCGGCACGTGCCCGGATCTCGGCGCCCTCCGTGCCGTCCCGCAGCCGCTGCGGCGGCTCGCCGCGAGCATGTCGCGTCGGCTCGCCGAGGTTCAGGCGGAGACCGCGGTGCGGGCGGGCGCCGAACCGGTCGACCTGCGTCGCGCTGTCGGCCCGATGTTCTTCGACGCTCCGGAGGAGATGTTCAGCCTCGACCTGTTCCACCCGAGCGCGCTCGGCTACCGTCGCACCGCCGAGGCGCTGCTCCCCGCGGTCTGCCGCGCTGCGGGCAAGGTCACTCCGGTGCGCTGA
- a CDS encoding VOC family protein, protein MTNHTTAGVTGEHTTDGRPHRATSLTPFLAIPGAKEAIEFYRDVFGARVVDVTEFGGVVAHADLDFGTGLLQLGEPNPEYHLVPAPCGEDDCYSMGLYVSDVDAVVERAVAAGATVREAPSDFVSGDRFASIRDPFGVRWSIMTRVEDLSEEESARRVAEWAASFSAPE, encoded by the coding sequence ATGACGAACCACACCACGGCCGGCGTGACCGGCGAGCACACCACTGACGGCCGTCCGCACCGCGCGACCTCGCTCACCCCCTTCCTCGCGATCCCCGGAGCCAAGGAGGCGATCGAGTTCTACCGCGACGTCTTCGGCGCTCGGGTGGTCGACGTGACCGAGTTCGGCGGCGTCGTCGCGCATGCCGACCTCGACTTCGGCACGGGGCTGCTGCAGCTCGGCGAGCCGAACCCGGAGTACCACCTCGTGCCCGCGCCCTGTGGGGAGGACGACTGCTACTCGATGGGACTGTACGTGTCCGATGTCGATGCCGTCGTCGAGCGCGCTGTCGCTGCGGGAGCCACGGTGCGCGAGGCCCCGTCCGACTTCGTCTCGGGCGACCGGTTCGCGAGCATCCGCGACCCGTTCGGGGTGCGGTGGTCGATCATGACGCGCGTCGAGGACCTCTCCGAAGAGGAGAGCGCCCGACGCGTCGCCGAGTGGGCCGCATCGTTCAGCGCACCGGAGTGA
- a CDS encoding helix-turn-helix domain-containing protein, whose translation MVNPTRGVLYPARLPEFHRLPATGAAGEVVVWFWIPEWDIEPGRSSRQEIVGYPALNLVVEPDAVTLSGATTRATHRDLRGTGWAVGALLRPAAVAALIDDPVAVVDEERMLDEPELLTSVTSAMRSGEGHRERAVAAFSRWIAERVGPLDAAARQANALVDVLLGDDAASSVEEAALRLAVSVRTLQRLAHRHVGLSPAAMIRRRRLQDAAQQLRADPGVDLATLAAEFGYADHAHLTRDFRAVLGIAPSAYRADARR comes from the coding sequence ATGGTGAATCCCACGCGCGGAGTGCTCTACCCTGCGAGGCTGCCCGAGTTCCATCGGCTGCCTGCGACCGGAGCCGCGGGCGAAGTCGTCGTGTGGTTCTGGATCCCCGAGTGGGACATCGAGCCGGGTCGCTCGTCGCGTCAGGAGATCGTGGGCTATCCGGCGCTCAACCTCGTCGTCGAGCCCGACGCCGTGACCCTGTCGGGCGCGACGACGCGTGCGACTCATCGTGATCTCCGCGGCACGGGCTGGGCGGTGGGCGCTCTGCTGCGCCCAGCCGCGGTCGCAGCGCTGATCGACGATCCCGTCGCGGTGGTCGACGAGGAGCGGATGCTCGACGAGCCCGAGCTGCTCACGTCGGTGACGTCGGCGATGAGATCGGGGGAGGGACATCGGGAACGCGCGGTGGCGGCTTTCTCACGCTGGATCGCCGAGCGCGTCGGGCCGCTGGATGCCGCGGCCCGCCAGGCGAACGCGCTCGTCGACGTGCTCCTCGGCGATGACGCTGCGTCGAGCGTCGAGGAGGCGGCGCTGCGACTGGCGGTGTCGGTGCGCACGCTGCAGCGCCTCGCGCACCGTCACGTGGGGCTCTCGCCCGCGGCGATGATCCGCAGGCGTCGGTTGCAGGATGCCGCCCAGCAGCTGCGTGCGGACCCGGGAGTCGATCTCGCGACCCTCGCGGCCGAGTTCGGATACGCCGATCACGCACACCTCACGAGGGATTTCCGCGCCGTGCTCGGGATCGCCCCGAGCGCGTATCGGGCTGACGCGCGCCGCTGA
- a CDS encoding APC family permease: MPLARRLTLRDAVAIGLGSMIGAGVFSVWGPAISVTGDGLLVALLIAGVVAFCNATASAQLAAAHPVAGGTYAYARAEIDPWWGFVAGWCFVIGKIASCAAMAMTFAAYAAPAGWQVPVAVTAVAALCAVNCFGVTRTAQVTRILVVVSLIGLAIVVAAGFSAAPAATPAPLPDATAYGVLQGAGLLFFAFAGYARIATMGEEVADPARTIPRAIVLALGGAVSVYVLVAVVTLLVLGADAASSTAPLADVVHRAGWSWLSPAVRIAAATASLGALLALLTGIGRTTLAMAREADLPRFLAKVDDRWQVPRRAELVIATIVIGIVLVADLRGAIGFSSFGVLLYYLIANASAFRQRADVRRYPRWLQVAGALGCLLLVSTLPVVASLVGTGVVLVGVGYRMLRLRLARR, encoded by the coding sequence ATGCCGCTCGCTCGCCGTCTGACGCTTCGGGATGCCGTGGCCATCGGCCTCGGTTCCATGATCGGCGCCGGCGTCTTCTCGGTGTGGGGACCCGCGATCTCGGTCACCGGAGACGGCCTGCTCGTCGCCCTCCTGATCGCGGGTGTCGTCGCCTTCTGCAATGCGACGGCGTCCGCTCAGCTCGCCGCCGCGCATCCCGTGGCGGGAGGCACCTACGCCTACGCCCGCGCCGAGATCGACCCGTGGTGGGGGTTCGTGGCCGGCTGGTGCTTCGTGATCGGCAAGATCGCGAGCTGCGCGGCCATGGCGATGACCTTCGCCGCCTATGCGGCGCCGGCCGGATGGCAGGTGCCCGTGGCCGTCACGGCCGTCGCGGCCCTGTGCGCGGTGAACTGCTTCGGCGTCACTCGCACAGCGCAGGTCACGCGCATCCTCGTGGTCGTGTCGCTGATCGGGCTCGCGATCGTCGTGGCCGCCGGTTTCTCGGCGGCCCCGGCGGCGACGCCCGCCCCTTTGCCCGACGCGACGGCGTACGGGGTTCTGCAGGGCGCAGGCCTGTTGTTCTTCGCGTTCGCCGGGTACGCCCGCATCGCGACGATGGGCGAAGAGGTCGCCGATCCCGCTCGCACGATCCCGCGGGCGATCGTGCTGGCCCTCGGCGGCGCTGTGTCGGTCTATGTGCTTGTCGCAGTCGTGACGCTGCTTGTGCTCGGGGCCGATGCCGCGTCGAGCACGGCGCCGCTCGCCGATGTCGTCCACCGGGCAGGCTGGTCGTGGCTCTCACCCGCGGTGCGGATCGCTGCCGCCACCGCTTCGCTCGGCGCCTTGCTCGCACTGCTCACCGGCATCGGTCGCACGACACTCGCCATGGCGAGGGAAGCCGATCTGCCGCGGTTCCTGGCGAAGGTCGATGACCGCTGGCAGGTGCCGCGGCGGGCGGAACTCGTCATCGCGACGATCGTGATCGGAATCGTGCTCGTCGCCGACCTGCGCGGGGCGATCGGTTTCTCGTCCTTCGGCGTGCTGCTGTACTACCTGATCGCGAATGCCTCCGCGTTCCGCCAGAGAGCGGACGTCCGACGTTATCCGCGATGGCTGCAGGTCGCCGGCGCGCTCGGCTGCCTGCTGCTGGTGAGCACCCTGCCCGTCGTCGCGTCGCTGGTCGGCACGGGCGTCGTGCTGGTCGGCGTCGGATATCGGATGCTGCGCCTTCGCCTCGCACGTCGCTGA